A window of the Verminephrobacter eiseniae EF01-2 genome harbors these coding sequences:
- a CDS encoding ribonuclease P protein component — translation MQRLKTRAQFQAAMTGGTVARTAHFALHRLALDMPTPPARPALFAVPGVWLGVVLPKRWARRAVTRNAIKRQIYTVGALFETRLAQAAHVVRLRSAFDRQQFVSARSEPLRQAVRAELVQLFGQAAR, via the coding sequence TTCCAGGCGGCGATGACAGGGGGCACGGTCGCGCGCACCGCGCATTTTGCGCTGCACCGGCTGGCGCTGGATATGCCGACGCCGCCAGCCCGGCCGGCCCTGTTCGCCGTGCCCGGCGTCTGGCTCGGGGTCGTGCTGCCCAAGCGCTGGGCGCGCCGCGCCGTGACACGCAACGCCATCAAGCGACAGATCTATACCGTGGGCGCTCTGTTCGAGACGCGGCTGGCGCAGGCCGCCCATGTGGTGCGCTTGCGCAGCGCCTTTGACCGCCAGCAGTTCGTCAGCGCCCGATCCGAGCCGCTGCGGCAGGCCGTCCGTGCCGAACTGGTGCAGCTTTTTGGCCAGGCCGCGCGATGA
- the yidC gene encoding membrane protein insertase YidC has product MNDIRRSVLWVIFGFSMILLWDKWQVHNGNRALFFPAPAPTAPAASAGARPASADAAHVPAPAAGASPDAVPGQPAVSGQPAAVPVARERVQVQTDLYRLTFDSQGGSLTHAELLEHADMADKTRRFLLLDESAQRVYVAQTGLIGGSFPTHKTPMTALPGPRELAEGANELAIRFESPSQGGLKLVKTWTLRRGSYAIAVRHEVVNTGSATVSPQLYLQLVRDGNKPPGESSFYSTFTGPAVYTDAKKYQKIEFKDIENDKVDIPKEAPDGYVAMVQHYFATAWLLADGVQRQPFTRKVDTNLYSVGMLTPLGSIAPGASRTLDARLFAGPQVETMLETLSPGLELVKDYGWLTILAKPLYWLLEQLHKLLRNWGWSIVGLVLLLKIAFYWLNAKAYASMAKMKAINPKIMEMRERLKDKPQQMQQEMMRIYREEKVNPMGGCFPIVIQIPVFIALYWVLLSSVEMRNAPWIGWIHDLSTPDPLFILPLLMTASSLLQTALNPAPPDPMQAKMMWFMPLIFSVMFFFFPAGLVLYWLTNNILSIAQQWIINTRMGVPPQFNLPKFR; this is encoded by the coding sequence ATGAACGACATTCGCCGCTCCGTCTTGTGGGTGATTTTTGGCTTTTCCATGATTTTGTTGTGGGACAAGTGGCAAGTGCATAACGGCAACAGGGCCCTGTTTTTCCCCGCCCCTGCGCCGACTGCGCCTGCCGCCAGCGCAGGCGCCAGGCCGGCCAGCGCAGATGCGGCCCATGTCCCGGCGCCTGCCGCCGGCGCATCCCCGGACGCCGTGCCTGGTCAACCCGCAGTGTCCGGGCAGCCCGCCGCAGTCCCTGTCGCGCGCGAACGGGTGCAGGTCCAGACCGACCTGTACCGCCTGACTTTTGACAGCCAAGGCGGCTCGCTGACCCATGCCGAACTGCTCGAACATGCCGACATGGCCGACAAGACCCGGCGCTTCCTGCTGCTCGACGAAAGCGCGCAGCGCGTCTATGTGGCGCAGACGGGGCTGATCGGCGGCAGCTTTCCCACGCACAAGACGCCGATGACGGCGCTGCCCGGCCCGCGCGAACTGGCCGAGGGCGCGAACGAGCTGGCCATCCGCTTCGAGTCGCCGAGCCAGGGCGGCCTGAAGCTGGTCAAGACCTGGACCCTCCGGCGCGGCAGCTATGCGATTGCCGTCCGGCATGAGGTGGTCAACACCGGCAGCGCTACCGTGTCGCCACAGTTGTATCTGCAACTGGTGCGCGACGGCAACAAGCCGCCCGGAGAGTCCTCGTTTTATTCCACCTTCACCGGCCCTGCGGTCTACACCGACGCCAAGAAGTACCAGAAGATCGAGTTCAAGGACATAGAAAACGACAAGGTCGATATCCCCAAGGAGGCGCCCGACGGCTATGTCGCGATGGTGCAGCATTACTTTGCCACGGCCTGGCTGCTGGCCGATGGGGTGCAGCGCCAACCGTTCACCCGCAAGGTCGACACCAACCTGTACTCGGTGGGCATGCTCACGCCGCTGGGCAGCATCGCGCCCGGTGCCAGCCGGACGCTCGACGCCCGCCTGTTCGCCGGCCCGCAGGTCGAAACCATGCTGGAGACCCTGTCCCCCGGGCTGGAACTGGTCAAGGACTACGGCTGGCTGACCATCCTGGCCAAGCCGCTGTACTGGCTGCTCGAACAGTTGCACAAGCTGCTGCGCAACTGGGGCTGGTCCATCGTCGGTCTGGTGTTGCTGCTCAAGATCGCGTTCTATTGGCTCAATGCCAAAGCCTACGCCAGCATGGCCAAGATGAAGGCCATCAATCCCAAGATCATGGAGATGCGCGAGCGCCTGAAGGACAAGCCGCAACAGATGCAGCAGGAGATGATGCGCATCTACCGCGAGGAAAAGGTCAACCCGATGGGGGGCTGCTTTCCGATCGTGATCCAGATTCCGGTGTTCATCGCGCTGTACTGGGTGCTGCTGTCCAGCGTGGAGATGCGCAACGCGCCGTGGATCGGCTGGATCCATGATCTGTCCACACCCGACCCGCTCTTCATCCTGCCGCTGTTGATGACGGCCAGTTCACTGTTGCAGACGGCGCTGAACCCGGCGCCGCCCGATCCGATGCAGGCCAAGATGATGTGGTTCATGCCGCTGATCTTCAGCGTGATGTTTTTCTTCTTCCCGGCCGGCCTGGTGCTGTACTGGCTGACCAACAACATCCTGTCGATTGCGCAGCAGTGGATCATCAACACCCGCATGGGCGTGCCGCCGCAGTTCAATCTGCCCAAGTTCCGGTGA
- a CDS encoding LysR family transcriptional regulator ArgP, which translates to MSSYDPAALECLAAIVEEGGFERAAQRLNVTQSAVSQRLRVLEAQVGSVLIVRSRPLRPTPAGQLLLKHTKQLRLLRAGLERDLQELAPSAPAGTREDERIAIAINADSIATWAMGALHALVQQRLPLEIIVDDQDFTQEWLRSGQVLGCVTTLRQALRGCKMVPLGAMRYVAVAATGYAQQHLPQGLSAHNFRAVSFLSFNRKDDMAAEFVARAFGLRRVALNQLFVPGSEAQMRAVAAGWAVGVVPELLARGPVADGSMVDLAPGRSLPIALYWHCWNLESALLDALSAALTGAAAQALVAAA; encoded by the coding sequence ATGAGCAGCTACGATCCCGCCGCGCTGGAATGCCTGGCCGCCATCGTCGAAGAGGGCGGTTTCGAGCGTGCCGCGCAGCGCCTGAATGTCACGCAGTCGGCGGTGTCGCAGCGCTTGCGTGTGCTGGAGGCCCAGGTAGGCTCGGTGCTGATCGTGCGCAGCCGGCCGCTGCGGCCCACCCCGGCCGGGCAGTTGCTGCTCAAGCACACCAAGCAGTTGCGGCTGCTGCGCGCCGGCCTGGAGCGCGACTTGCAAGAGTTGGCCCCGAGCGCCCCCGCTGGCACGCGCGAGGACGAGCGCATCGCGATCGCCATCAACGCCGACAGCATTGCCACCTGGGCCATGGGCGCGTTGCACGCTCTGGTGCAGCAGCGTCTGCCGCTGGAGATCATCGTCGATGACCAGGACTTCACCCAGGAATGGCTGCGCAGCGGCCAGGTGCTCGGCTGCGTGACCACGCTGCGCCAGGCTTTGCGCGGTTGCAAGATGGTGCCGCTGGGGGCCATGCGTTACGTGGCCGTGGCGGCGACGGGCTACGCGCAGCAGCACCTGCCGCAGGGGCTGAGCGCCCATAACTTCCGGGCGGTGTCGTTTCTGTCGTTCAACCGCAAGGACGACATGGCCGCCGAGTTCGTGGCGCGCGCGTTCGGGCTCAGGCGCGTGGCGCTCAATCAATTGTTCGTGCCGGGGTCGGAGGCACAGATGCGCGCCGTGGCCGCAGGCTGGGCCGTGGGCGTGGTGCCCGAACTACTGGCCCGTGGCCCGGTGGCCGACGGCAGCATGGTCGACCTGGCGCCCGGCAGGTCGTTGCCGATTGCGCTGTATTGGCATTGCTGGAACCTGGAATCGGCCTTGCTCGATGCGCTGTCTGCGGCGCTGACGGGGGCTGCCGCCCAGGCGCTGGTCGCAGCAGCCTGA
- the mnmE gene encoding tRNA uridine-5-carboxymethylaminomethyl(34) synthesis GTPase MnmE, whose protein sequence is MRRHDPIVAIASAAGRGAIGIVRVSGNALGALAQALCGRALQPRMATYLAFRDARGQPIDQGLALYFPGPHSYTGEDVLELQAHGGPVVLQLLLARCLEAGAGADPATGRPCLPGLRLAQPGEFTERAFLNDKIDLAQAEAIADLIDASTEAAARSASRSLSGAFSAGIHGLCDALIALRTLVEASLDFPEEETDFLHQADARGQLSRLRQALGAVLQQARQGALLRDGIEVVIAGQPNAGKSSLLNALAGAELAIVTPVAGTTRDKVQQTIQIEGVPLRIIDTAGLRASDDEVERIGIARSWEAMAAADAVLFLHDLARAQTPKYIADDAEIERALARKLPPGVAVIDVWNKLDCVAAPAELAAPTAPTESAAVPPASARPAPAPRPAVQLSARTGQGLDGLRRILLEVAGWQSVPEGICIARARHVQALQMAAAHLEQAADQLQARGAALELLAEELRLAQNALDSITGAFTSDDLLGAIFARFCIGK, encoded by the coding sequence GTGAGGCGGCATGACCCCATCGTGGCCATCGCCAGCGCTGCCGGACGCGGGGCGATCGGCATCGTGCGGGTCTCGGGCAACGCGCTCGGCGCGCTGGCGCAGGCCCTGTGCGGGCGCGCGCTCCAGCCGCGCATGGCGACCTACCTGGCTTTTCGCGACGCCCGGGGGCAGCCCATCGACCAGGGGCTGGCGCTGTACTTTCCAGGCCCGCACAGCTACACCGGCGAAGATGTGCTGGAGTTGCAAGCCCATGGCGGGCCGGTGGTGCTGCAACTGCTGCTGGCGCGCTGCCTGGAGGCCGGCGCCGGCGCTGATCCGGCCACCGGGCGGCCCTGCCTGCCCGGGCTGCGGCTGGCGCAGCCGGGAGAGTTCACCGAGCGCGCCTTCCTCAACGACAAGATCGACCTGGCCCAGGCCGAGGCCATTGCCGACCTGATCGACGCCAGCACCGAGGCGGCGGCGCGCAGTGCCAGCCGGTCGCTCAGCGGGGCCTTTTCCGCCGGAATTCATGGCCTGTGCGATGCGCTGATAGCGCTGCGCACGTTGGTCGAGGCCAGCCTCGACTTTCCGGAAGAGGAGACCGATTTCCTGCACCAGGCCGACGCGCGCGGACAACTGTCGAGACTGCGGCAAGCGCTGGGCGCGGTGCTGCAACAGGCGCGCCAGGGCGCATTGCTGCGCGATGGCATCGAGGTGGTCATTGCCGGCCAACCGAATGCGGGCAAGAGCTCGCTGCTCAACGCGCTGGCCGGGGCCGAGTTGGCCATCGTCACGCCGGTGGCGGGCACCACCCGCGACAAGGTGCAGCAGACCATACAGATCGAGGGCGTGCCGCTGCGCATCATCGACACGGCCGGCTTGCGCGCCAGCGACGATGAGGTCGAACGCATCGGCATCGCGCGCAGTTGGGAGGCGATGGCCGCTGCCGATGCCGTGCTGTTCCTGCACGACCTGGCGCGCGCGCAGACGCCAAAATACATCGCTGACGACGCCGAAATAGAACGCGCGCTGGCCCGGAAGCTGCCTCCAGGCGTTGCCGTGATCGATGTCTGGAACAAGCTCGACTGCGTTGCCGCTCCGGCCGAATTGGCCGCACCGACCGCACCGACCGAATCGGCCGCCGTACCCCCCGCATCCGCCCGCCCTGCACCTGCCCCGCGCCCGGCGGTGCAACTGTCGGCCCGCACCGGTCAGGGGCTCGATGGCTTGCGGCGCATCCTGCTGGAGGTGGCGGGCTGGCAATCGGTCCCCGAGGGCATTTGCATCGCCCGCGCCCGGCATGTCCAGGCGCTGCAAATGGCGGCGGCCCATTTGGAGCAAGCCGCAGACCAGTTGCAGGCCCGGGGTGCGGCGCTGGAACTGCTGGCCGAAGAACTGCGGCTGGCGCAAAACGCGCTCGACAGCATCACCGGCGCGTTCACCAGCGACGACCTGCTCGGGGCCATCTTCGCGCGCTTTTGCATCGGCAAATAG
- the yidD gene encoding membrane protein insertion efficiency factor YidD, with the protein MMQRLLIAVVRGYRFWLSPWLGSACRFEPSCSRYALQALAQHGAAAGSVLTLHRLLRCHPWCDGGHDPLPQALPRSLRLFSRLGLPLASARAQPSSAKKSS; encoded by the coding sequence ATGATGCAGCGCCTGCTCATCGCCGTGGTTCGGGGCTATCGGTTCTGGCTCAGTCCCTGGCTCGGCTCGGCCTGCCGGTTCGAGCCGAGCTGCTCGCGCTACGCGCTACAGGCGCTGGCGCAGCATGGCGCTGCGGCCGGTAGCGTTCTGACGTTGCACAGGCTGCTACGCTGCCACCCCTGGTGTGACGGGGGCCATGATCCGCTTCCGCAGGCATTGCCGCGCAGCCTGCGGCTGTTCTCTCGGCTCGGCCTGCCGCTTGCGTCCGCACGCGCCCAACCATCTTCAGCAAAGAAGTCTTCATGA